GCCGACGCGCTCGGCTGCTTCAGCCGCGCCTCGGCCGCTGCGGCGGCTGATGCCGTTCGACGCCGCCGTGTGGTCGGCGACCGACCCGGAGACCGGCCTGGTGACGGCGCCCATGCTGGTGGAGAACCTCGGATCGGGCGAGGGCTGCGGCGCCTACTGGGAGAGCGAGCTGCTAGAGGAGAACGTGCTGCCGTTCCGCGACCTGGCCCGCGCCGAGGTACCGGCGGCGGGTCTGCGGGCGGCGACCGGCGGCCTGCCTGCCCGCAGCGCCCGCTTCCGCAGCCTGCTCGGCCGCCAGGGCATCGACGACGAGCTGCGGGCCGTGCTGCGGGTCGGCGGGCGGCCGTGGGGGTCGGTGAGCCTGTTCCGCATGCGCGGCGCCCCGGCGTTCGGGCAGGACGACGTCGCGCTGCTCGCCGAGCTGTCCGGGCCACTGGCCGACCGCCTGCGCCGCTTCGCCACCCCACACGGGCCAGGGGGCGAAGGCACCACCCCGCACGGGTCAGGCGGCGGAAGCACCACCCGGCATGGAACGAACGGCGCGGGTGGGGGCGGGGGCGGGGGCTCGGCGCCCGGTCTGTTGCTGTTCGACGAGAACGGCGAGGCCACGTCGATCAACGAGGAGGCGCGCACCCACCTCGCATCACTCCCGGACGGCCCGTCCACCCCCTCGGCACTCGGCCTGAGCCTGCCCATCTGGCTGATCGGCACGGCGCTCCAGGCGCGCGCCATCGCCCAGGGCCGCGACCGCGGCAACGCCCGCATCCGGCTGCGGACCCGCGACGGCCGGTGGCTGACCTGCCGGGCCTCGTGCCTGACCGGCTCGGGCGGGCGGCCCGGACCCGTGGTGCTGGTCATCGAGCCCGCCACCCCCGCCGACCTGGCCCTCATCGTCGCCCAGTCCTATGGCCTGACGCCGCGCGAGTTCGAGATCGCCCGGCTGGTGGCGCAGGGCCTGGCCACCGCGGAGATCGCCGCGGCGCTGTTCATCTCCCCGCACACGGTGAGAGGCCATCTGAAGGCCGTCTTCGGCAAGGCGGGCCTGTCCAGCCGCGGCGAGCTGGTCGCCCGGCTGTTCGCCGGTTAGCAGCCAGACAGGACGAGAGCCGCCTCGCGGGGGGTGTCCCGCGGGGCGGCTCTCCTGGGTGTCGGGTGGTTCCCCCGATGCGGGGGCGCGTGAGGATCACGCCCCCAACCCCCGGCTCCCGGCCGGCTCATGACCGGGCGGGAGCACGGGAAGACCTACTTGGCCAGCAGCGAGCGCAGCACGTACTGCATGATGCCGCCGTGCCGGTAGTAGTCGGCCTCGCCGGGCGTGTCGATGCGGACGACCGCGTCGAACTCCACGTCACCGGCCTTGACGTGCACGGTGCGCGGGATGCCGGTGCCCTTGTTGAGCTCCTCGACGCCCGTGATGTCGAACGTCTCCTCGCCCGTCAGGCCCAGCGACGCGGCCGAGCCGCCCTCGGGGAACTGCAGCGGCAGCACGCCCATGCCGATCAGGTTGGAGCGGTGGATGCGCTCGTAGGACTCGGCGATGACCGCGCGCACGCCCAGCAGCGCCGTGCCCTTGGCCGCCCAGTCGCGCGA
The nucleotide sequence above comes from Nonomuraea gerenzanensis. Encoded proteins:
- a CDS encoding helix-turn-helix transcriptional regulator, giving the protein MPFDAAVWSATDPETGLVTAPMLVENLGSGEGCGAYWESELLEENVLPFRDLARAEVPAAGLRAATGGLPARSARFRSLLGRQGIDDELRAVLRVGGRPWGSVSLFRMRGAPAFGQDDVALLAELSGPLADRLRRFATPHGPGGEGTTPHGSGGGSTTRHGTNGAGGGGGGGSAPGLLLFDENGEATSINEEARTHLASLPDGPSTPSALGLSLPIWLIGTALQARAIAQGRDRGNARIRLRTRDGRWLTCRASCLTGSGGRPGPVVLVIEPATPADLALIVAQSYGLTPREFEIARLVAQGLATAEIAAALFISPHTVRGHLKAVFGKAGLSSRGELVARLFAG